A stretch of the Desulfovibrio sp. Huiquan2017 genome encodes the following:
- a CDS encoding glycosyltransferase, with product MNTADKSLVSVVMPVYNAEKHLAESVQSVLDQTYGNIELICVDDCSTDDSVAALETLAQGHDNMKVHALKTNQGPSHARNFAIERARGEFILPLDADDLIDPEYCKLAMDVFREDPAVAVVYARCKRFRDGESWEWELPEYSKERMLAGNCVHVSAFYRKADWERIGGYDERLHALEDYDFWLHFTENDRKFHRIDRHLFFYRQHADDGHLIAAYDNGDRFTENTTNLRVWLNHQELFREFFSEMAPGTPDKIITTVKMNILGLIKIVEKRKKYMTSYRKTNLTVFGIPLAGVAWSDSKKRILLFGQSVHTARI from the coding sequence ATGAACACAGCCGACAAGTCGCTCGTCAGCGTCGTCATGCCCGTGTACAACGCGGAGAAACACCTCGCCGAATCGGTTCAATCCGTGCTCGACCAAACCTACGGCAACATCGAGCTCATCTGTGTCGACGATTGCTCCACGGACGACTCCGTGGCCGCCCTGGAAACTCTGGCGCAGGGACATGACAACATGAAGGTCCACGCGCTCAAAACCAACCAAGGGCCGTCCCACGCCAGGAATTTCGCCATCGAACGGGCCAGGGGCGAATTTATCCTGCCGCTGGACGCGGACGATCTCATCGACCCCGAGTACTGCAAACTGGCTATGGACGTGTTCAGGGAGGACCCTGCGGTCGCCGTGGTCTACGCCCGATGCAAACGGTTCCGGGACGGGGAGTCCTGGGAATGGGAGCTGCCCGAGTATTCGAAGGAACGGATGCTGGCCGGCAACTGCGTGCACGTCTCCGCCTTCTACCGAAAAGCGGACTGGGAACGCATCGGTGGCTACGACGAACGCCTGCACGCCCTGGAAGACTATGACTTCTGGCTGCATTTCACGGAGAACGACAGGAAATTTCACAGGATCGACCGACATCTCTTCTTCTACCGCCAGCACGCGGACGACGGGCACCTGATCGCGGCCTACGACAACGGCGACCGGTTCACGGAGAACACGACCAACTTACGGGTCTGGCTCAATCATCAAGAACTTTTCAGGGAATTCTTTTCGGAAATGGCCCCGGGAACGCCCGACAAGATCATCACCACAGTCAAGATGAATATTCTCGGCTTGATCAAAATCGTGGAGAAGCGCAAAAAGTACATGACGTCCTACCGAAAGACCAACCTGACCGTTTTCGGTATCCCGCTGGCGGGCGTGGCTTGGAGCGACTCGAAGAAAAGGATCCTGCTTTTCGGCCAGAGCGTCCACACAGCTCGGATCTGA
- a CDS encoding FkbM family methyltransferase — MTSPSHTRELIASASRTCLQFDWENAGLRPPDRLQNYFARLANRWLKKRGYGVQSREYIQTIQDELLPHLWAHSMLMATHERIVADPEGFDRTYALLEDEESRRTFDWYVRHRYAAPYLQGLADSVFPAPVTREKFMRVREENKDKAAATGLPVFNLTLLALGQYHLPECGACVREGDVVIDGGGECGDTAQIFRQRTGVNGKIYVFEPMDASRASIEQRCKASDWANVEVAPFGLWNETGGAEISESGSRLTALEDGDAEATQHIETITLDAFVQNNGLDRVDFIKMDIEGAEQNALLGCRETIERFSPRLAISIYHLADDMVRIPAILNEMRVDYKFYLRHYTYFFGDTVLYAVPRD; from the coding sequence ATGACATCCCCCTCACACACCCGAGAACTGATTGCTTCCGCGTCCAGGACCTGTCTCCAATTCGATTGGGAGAACGCCGGTCTGCGGCCCCCGGATAGGCTGCAGAACTACTTCGCGCGGTTGGCGAACCGCTGGCTGAAGAAACGCGGCTACGGCGTGCAGAGCCGGGAGTATATCCAGACCATCCAGGATGAGCTTCTGCCGCACCTCTGGGCCCACTCCATGCTGATGGCGACCCATGAACGGATCGTCGCCGATCCCGAGGGATTTGACCGCACCTACGCCCTGCTCGAAGACGAGGAGTCCCGCAGGACCTTCGATTGGTACGTCCGGCATCGGTACGCCGCACCCTACCTCCAAGGCCTGGCCGACTCGGTCTTTCCGGCCCCGGTTACCAGGGAGAAGTTCATGCGCGTGCGCGAGGAGAACAAGGACAAGGCCGCGGCCACCGGGCTGCCCGTCTTCAACCTGACGCTGCTGGCGCTGGGGCAGTACCATCTCCCGGAATGCGGCGCGTGCGTGCGCGAGGGCGACGTGGTTATCGACGGCGGCGGGGAATGTGGCGACACGGCCCAGATCTTCCGTCAGCGGACGGGGGTCAATGGGAAAATTTATGTCTTCGAGCCCATGGACGCCAGCCGGGCGAGCATCGAGCAGCGTTGCAAAGCATCCGATTGGGCCAATGTCGAGGTCGCCCCGTTCGGGCTCTGGAATGAAACGGGGGGAGCCGAAATATCCGAAAGCGGAAGCCGGTTGACGGCCCTGGAGGATGGCGACGCCGAGGCCACCCAACACATCGAGACCATCACCCTGGACGCCTTTGTCCAAAACAACGGCCTGGACCGCGTGGATTTCATCAAGATGGACATCGAGGGGGCCGAACAGAACGCCCTGCTCGGCTGCCGGGAGACCATTGAGCGATTCTCGCCCAGGCTGGCCATTTCCATTTACCACCTGGCCGACGACATGGTCCGAATTCCGGCGATATTGAACGAAATGCGGGTAGACTACAAATTCTACCTGCGCCACTACACCTACTTTTTCGGGGACACCGTGCTCTATGCCGTGCCCAGGGACTAA
- a CDS encoding glycosyltransferase family 2 protein — MNNDTRSPLVSVMIPTYNQKQYLEAAIESALAQTYPSLEIVVSDDASPDPRVAEILNRYAPLPNVTIYRNETNLGRVANYRTTLYERTNGEWVVNLDGDDYFHDPTFIEKAMSLVAGHPGLVMVSCRCLEEAGTGRELLKNDTPLSWDVILPPEQAYRALGDETYYCCHPTTVYHRKTALALDFYRYDITSADSESLLRLMACGDLGTIPVWGAVWRNHGGNASLNLTVKQMMDNLKAVEAPRTMRSNPLSKVPVAFWKQWFDGYLYDQARRPARELIKSRHNWRDYFVYLTAVARISPRVSLKILLRPKNLLRLLRAPFINVYTRMTQKTS, encoded by the coding sequence ATGAACAACGATACACGCTCCCCGCTTGTCAGCGTAATGATCCCCACTTACAATCAGAAGCAGTATCTGGAAGCGGCCATTGAAAGCGCCCTTGCCCAGACTTACCCTTCCCTGGAGATCGTCGTCTCAGATGACGCTTCCCCGGACCCCCGGGTGGCCGAGATTTTGAATCGGTATGCGCCGCTCCCCAACGTGACGATCTACAGAAACGAAACAAACCTTGGCAGAGTCGCCAACTACCGCACCACATTATATGAAAGAACAAACGGAGAGTGGGTCGTCAACCTGGATGGAGACGACTATTTCCACGACCCCACGTTCATTGAAAAGGCGATGTCTCTGGTGGCCGGGCATCCGGGCCTGGTCATGGTATCCTGCCGCTGCCTGGAAGAAGCGGGGACGGGGCGGGAACTGTTGAAAAACGACACCCCCCTTTCCTGGGACGTGATTTTGCCCCCCGAACAGGCGTACCGGGCACTCGGCGACGAAACCTACTACTGTTGCCACCCAACCACGGTCTACCACCGCAAAACCGCCCTGGCCCTCGATTTCTATCGCTATGACATCACGTCTGCGGACAGCGAATCGCTTCTACGGCTCATGGCCTGTGGAGATCTGGGGACCATTCCCGTATGGGGCGCCGTGTGGCGCAACCACGGTGGAAATGCCAGCCTCAATCTGACCGTGAAACAGATGATGGACAACCTCAAGGCCGTGGAAGCGCCCCGGACCATGCGCTCCAATCCGCTGTCCAAGGTCCCGGTCGCCTTTTGGAAGCAATGGTTCGACGGATACCTCTACGACCAAGCGCGACGGCCTGCACGGGAGTTGATCAAGTCACGACACAACTGGCGGGACTATTTCGTTTATCTGACTGCTGTGGCCAGGATTTCTCCGCGTGTAAGCTTGAAAATTCTGCTCCGGCCCAAGAACCTGCTGCGTCTGTTGCGGGCCCCTTTCATCAACGTCTATACCCGGATGACCCAAAAAACATCATGA